DNA from Brachyspira aalborgi:
TTTAATGTTGTCTGTAGGAGTTATAATTTACGCCTATATGCCGATAAGAGCGAGAGCTTTGCCTCCTTTAAATTGGGGACAATTAAACGAACCTTCTGGCTGGGAAAATTTAAGCTATTTATTTAGTATGATTCATAGAAAACAATATGGAACTTCTGGAAACGATATTGCTGCAATTTTTATACTTCATCCCGAGCAGGTAAGCGCTTTAATAAATATATTTAAAACTCAACTTACAAGTTTAGGATTTTTATTTTTAATACCAGGGCTATTTCAAATATTTAAAAAAAATAAATTTATCGGAATATTTTCCGTATTCGGACTTTTAAGTTTTTCAATTTCGCTTATGGCTTATACAAATCCGCCTCCAAGCGTTAGAACTTTATCGTTTGTCGAAGTATTTTTTCTTCCTGCAACTTTATATATGATGGTTATAATCGGTTTCGGCATTCAATGGTATATAGAATATTTTAACGGAAATATAAAAAATGTATTTAAAAAACCTTCAAAAGAAGAAAATATAAATTCATTTAAAGCGGGACATGTTATATCTTTAGCGATTATTTTAATTATACTAATTCCAATATTTATAAATAATTTAAGCAGAAATAATAACTCAAAAGATTTTAGCAATCATGATTATTCTTATAATATGATGAACTCAATTCCCGATAACGCGATATTTGCTACCGAAGGCGGAGACAATCAAGTATTCGGACTCGTTTATTATACTATGGTTGAAAGAAGAAGACCCGACTTAAAAATATACGACCAAAAAGGAAATGTATTTGAAAGAATATACGGAAACCTAATGAAAACGGACGGAAGATGGCTTGGAGATATAAGCGATGCGGTTGATAAAGATTTTATAGAAGCGGGACGCCCTTATTATATGGCTTGGCGAAGAGAAGGACTTCATAGACTCGGAGATTATTATTTTAAGGCTTATGGACTCGTATTTAAAGTTCAGCCTATAAAATACGCTTTAGTTGACGAATTAGAATTTTTTAAATCTTTGACTATTAACGATTATAAGAATATAGTGAAAGAGCATTTGAAAATAGATTATGAGGATTCAAAAATCGCCGCAGATATTAAGGCTTTGCTTGACGAAGGTTTAATATCGACTCAAAGAAAAGATAAATATAACGGAAACGAAGAGATAGAATTTATAAAAATGTATGAGCTTCCTTTTCCCGAATTAAAAACCGAAGAAGATTATTGGAATACTTATATTATGCAAGGAACGGAGGAAGAAATTTCTAATTATGATTTTTTAACTAGAGAGATATTTATAAGTTCTTATTCTCTTGCAAAAATAGATATGTATAATAGAAAAATAAAAACCTATAATAAACTTTTAGAATATATGGGAAATGATAATATCGCTAAAAACGGAATAACAAAAAACGAAGCTAATGAAAAAATAGAAGAGCTTAAAAAATTGAAAAGAGAAGAAGAAGATAAAATGCTTAAAATAGGCTTCGATATGTCGAATGTTTATTTTTCTGTAGGAAATCAAGCGATTATTGACGGAAATTATGAGCGCGCGGTAGTTATGTATGAAGAACTTATAAGACTTGAAAAACTTATTTATCCTGCTTATTTTAATTTGGCGGCATCATACGAATATTTGGCTCGCTCAAAAGAAACGCCTTACGAAAAAGAAGCGGAATATTTAAATAAAGCTAAAGAAGTTTTAGAAAGAGCGGAAAAAACTTTTCACAGAGGAAGAGATATTGGCAATGCAGCAAGAGAGAAAAATCAAACCTATCAGCAAATAAAACAATTTATTCAAAGAATAGAATCGCAAATAAAAACTCCAAAAAGTCAGGTTGACGCTATGAAAGAACAGGCTGCTATAGAAAATAGTTTTGAAAGTTATAGCGCTTATGCAAATTATGTTTATCAAAATAGACAAGATATAGAAGAAACTTTATGGGCAAAGAAAGAGGCAAAAAATAGAGCAAAAAATACGGAGCAAATATTTTCGGTTAATAAAGATTTAGCGATATTATACGCCAATACGGGAGATATCGACTCTTCGGTAAATATATTAAACGAAACTTTAAAAATTCCTAATTTGAAAAAAGAGGATAAATCTTCTTTAGAATTTGATTTGGCAAATATTTATCTTAATCAAAAAATGTATAATCAGGCTACATATATATATTCAAAATATACGAATGAGCTTACTCAAGATGGAGCTTTTGCTTTATATGCAATCGGGCATATGTATATTGAACAGAATAAAGTTATAGAAGCTTTAAATATTTACAACGACTTTAAAAGTAGAATGTCGCCTTTGACTTCGACAAATCAGGTTATAGCAAATCTTTATCAAGATGTTGAAAGTAGAAGAGTTCAGATAATGCAATATTTGGCTTCTATGCCTAGATAATAATTTGTTTTTGAATATGTTTATAATTTTTAATAAATAATATTTTCTAAAATTTTATTATATCATCCCAATATCTTTCAAAATATTTATACATTCCAAATCCTGGATAATAATTATTATAAATATTTTTGAAATCGCTTACAGCATTTTTCACGGAAGAATTATCAATATAACCTTTATTTGCCATATAAATCAAAGCTATAGAAGGAGAGCGAGACGCTCCAAAATTGCAATGAATCAATACTTTTTTCTTTTTGATTTTTCTGTCTATAAACTCTATTGATTTTTTTATTATTGGATAAGCGTAATCGTAGGAAAGAGTGGATATATCAAGCAAATTCAAATATAAATCGTCAATATTTTCAAAAACTACTTTATCTCTCACATTTCCACAAACGCCACGAACAAAACAACTTTGGCATGCATGAACTATAGCTCCTTCAAATTTTCTGCAATCATTATCGTTTCCGACAAATAAATTTTTATATATTTCAGTCATAATTAATATCTCCATTTTGTAAATAATAATATATATCTTTTGTATCGACAATATTTTCTCTGTTAATTATTTTATAAGCGGGAGTTTCAATAAGAAGAGTTTTCAAATAAGGAATTTTTATAATATCCGTATCTCTATCGCCTATCATAAAAGACGCGCTTAAATCAATATTATATTTTTTTGAGGCAAGCAAATGCATTCCAGATTCGGGTTTTCGCATCATTGAAATTATATTATATTTTTTATTTTCGCTTTTTATATGATAAGGGCAATAATAAAAATCGTCTATTAAAGCTCCGCATTTTTTATATTCTTCGTAAATATATTTATGAACTTTTTTAACATCCTCTTCTGTGTAATAACCGTAAGAAACGCCAGCTTGATTTGTGGCGACTATAGTTATAAATCCTTTTTCTTTAGCATATTTTACAATTTCTATAAATTCTTTTTTTATTTTAACTCTATCAACGCTTCCTACATATCCCAAATCTTCCATTAATATTCCGTCTCTGTCTAAAAATAAAGCCTTATTGATTTTTTTATTTTTATTTGGAATATATAAAGGAATTCCGAATAATAATTTTTTTTCAAAAGCTTTATTAATAATCTCTTCGTCAATATTTATTTTATTATTATTTTTATAAGCGATTTTTTTTAATATAGAATAGCCCGATAAAGAATTTTCTATATCGTTTTTTATAATTCTGTAATCGTTATCAATAGAATAAAATTTATTATTATTTTCATTATTAAGATTAAAATCTAAACCTACCAAAACGGCGTCTTTTTCTAATTTAGAGTAAAATTCTAAAAAAAAGTTATCAATATTCATATAAAAACCCGCATAAGAATAATAATATTTTATATTTTAATTTTTATCAATCTTTAAATTTAATTAAAATAATGTATCATATAAGCAATAATAATTTAGGATAGTTTTATGAATACGATTAAAAATGTTTTTACAATGTTAATGCTTAAACTTATAAAATTTTTATTAGGATTTTCTTCTCGTTTAGTTCCTTTTCTTATAATAGCTTTGGCGATTCTCAAATCGACTAAAATAATAGAATTAAATTCAAAATATATTATCGCAATTATCGTAGTCGAAGCGATTTTAATAATATTTAATTTAATTTTCAATTCTCTATTTTTTAAAAATAAAGAAAAAGAAGAAACTAATAACAAAACGGACAATAAGACTAAAGAAGAAAATAAAAAATTCCAAATCTTAAATACGATTTCCGCATTTTTTGGATTTTTAACTTTAATATTTATTTTATTAAAAATTTTCAAAGCTATAAATTGGCAATGGATTTGGGTTTTATCTCCGTTATGGCTTTCAACCGCTTTAATAATTTCAATTCTTATTATAGCGATTATAATATTTATTATTTCTTTAATTTTTAGAAAAGATAAAGACGAAGTTTCAGACGATAATTCAAATAATAATATAAATTAAAAACGGACGAGATTTATTCCCGTCCGAAAAATAAATATTTACGATTCGGCTCTCACCTGTATAACCAAAACCTTAAAAGAGTCTTTGGCTTCTTTTGTTTTCAAAGAATGAGGAGCGTTTGCAGGAATCAAAATCGACTCTCCGCTTTTTACTTCAAAGGATTCATTTTCTATAATAATATATCCTTCGCCTTCAATCGCGCTTACTAAAATATCTCCCGTTCCGCTATGAGTAGGCACTTCGGCATTTTTTCCAAGAGAAAGAATTTTTATAATTAAACTATTTCTTTCAACTAACGAAAAAGGATTTAGACTATTTTCTTTAACGAAAACTAAATCTTTTAAAGCGATAACTTTTTTAGCTTCAACATTATCAATATATTTATTCATAATATTTTTATTCTCCTTAATTATTTAAAATC
Protein-coding regions in this window:
- a CDS encoding cupin domain-containing protein; the encoded protein is MNKYIDNVEAKKVIALKDLVFVKENSLNPFSLVERNSLIIKILSLGKNAEVPTHSGTGDILVSAIEGEGYIIIENESFEVKSGESILIPANAPHSLKTKEAKDSFKVLVIQVRAES
- a CDS encoding D-glycero-alpha-D-manno-heptose-1,7-bisphosphate 7-phosphatase, with translation MNIDNFFLEFYSKLEKDAVLVGLDFNLNNENNNKFYSIDNDYRIIKNDIENSLSGYSILKKIAYKNNNKINIDEEIINKAFEKKLLFGIPLYIPNKNKKINKALFLDRDGILMEDLGYVGSVDRVKIKKEFIEIVKYAKEKGFITIVATNQAGVSYGYYTEEDVKKVHKYIYEEYKKCGALIDDFYYCPYHIKSENKKYNIISMMRKPESGMHLLASKKYNIDLSASFMIGDRDTDIIKIPYLKTLLIETPAYKIINRENIVDTKDIYYYLQNGDINYD
- a CDS encoding protein O-mannosyl-transferase family, producing MAKLSHLEKEYIKANHKNKTAEELSKKLEKDKELVEEYIKELQNRQSKKNNKNDKKENKAINTIKKIFFEDKEKSEPIYKKYSIKSYRLSKIDFIFASISFLFAFFLYLFTLTPSLSAGDNGELTTAAYFLGVGHAPGYPFYTLMSKLFTYIPFGNIAWRTNLFSGTCAAISTIFFYLIMAKVLGQNRIERGFSPVIQIPALLSSIVFAISDNMWAQATMAEVYSLNILQIASMLLILVYWYEAVWKHANDNIAYYGSKYLMSFGFLYGVALANHHVTLPFAFAPLLFIGIVLFLVHKDRYIEHIETSFISIFVFLFLLFIGGFGYYRFIMNYEAYLYFPAGVSSNDSIFSILFKPFSDMNIMSDIFTALANGSYLRPDMIQNLKAPFYPTLYKGMFLVLWSLFLVLIWCLVYRYFLCKIDKFNKDNDFITGISIEYYKMLLMLSVGVIIYAYMPIRARALPPLNWGQLNEPSGWENLSYLFSMIHRKQYGTSGNDIAAIFILHPEQVSALINIFKTQLTSLGFLFLIPGLFQIFKKNKFIGIFSVFGLLSFSISLMAYTNPPPSVRTLSFVEVFFLPATLYMMVIIGFGIQWYIEYFNGNIKNVFKKPSKEENINSFKAGHVISLAIILIILIPIFINNLSRNNNSKDFSNHDYSYNMMNSIPDNAIFATEGGDNQVFGLVYYTMVERRRPDLKIYDQKGNVFERIYGNLMKTDGRWLGDISDAVDKDFIEAGRPYYMAWRREGLHRLGDYYFKAYGLVFKVQPIKYALVDELEFFKSLTINDYKNIVKEHLKIDYEDSKIAADIKALLDEGLISTQRKDKYNGNEEIEFIKMYELPFPELKTEEDYWNTYIMQGTEEEISNYDFLTREIFISSYSLAKIDMYNRKIKTYNKLLEYMGNDNIAKNGITKNEANEKIEELKKLKREEEDKMLKIGFDMSNVYFSVGNQAIIDGNYERAVVMYEELIRLEKLIYPAYFNLAASYEYLARSKETPYEKEAEYLNKAKEVLERAEKTFHRGRDIGNAAREKNQTYQQIKQFIQRIESQIKTPKSQVDAMKEQAAIENSFESYSAYANYVYQNRQDIEETLWAKKEAKNRAKNTEQIFSVNKDLAILYANTGDIDSSVNILNETLKIPNLKKEDKSSLEFDLANIYLNQKMYNQATYIYSKYTNELTQDGAFALYAIGHMYIEQNKVIEALNIYNDFKSRMSPLTSTNQVIANLYQDVESRRVQIMQYLASMPR
- a CDS encoding dual specificity protein phosphatase family protein, with product MTEIYKNLFVGNDNDCRKFEGAIVHACQSCFVRGVCGNVRDKVVFENIDDLYLNLLDISTLSYDYAYPIIKKSIEFIDRKIKKKKVLIHCNFGASRSPSIALIYMANKGYIDNSSVKNAVSDFKNIYNNYYPGFGMYKYFERYWDDIIKF